The genomic DNA aggggtttaaaagtgcaaaaaaaatcaagttttacaagtgtagggaccatttttgaaatttctggcagattcaatgaacctagtccattttgaagtgttaacggttttcacccatggttttgcaaaaccatgagatggtattcaatgaacatagtccacattaggggctcccatggtttttgaaaaccatgtgcctacatgtaaggtctagatcaaatcacgtttttcgacgaacgatcttaacggttttacgcaaacgacgcgttaaagtggcgtaagctacctaaacgggtcgtaatgggtcaaaagcacttaggataggtttcgttttagtacgtaggctttgttaaaccatattacataagttcccatacttattcggtttacgaaccctcgtactacccaatcctccgataggtccggttattaatgtagatacctatataggtgccgtttgattccgtgatcttctagctttgcttggtggttatcctaagacttctaagcaccctcaagtgagtacatagacccctcttttactgtttttcaaacattttggggtgaaacacatgtgcctacttgttactttcatgatttcatgcttttatatcatatacttgctatgttcattagtacactattagtacatgatttcattatgtttttgctatgtatgcccattgtgtgcatacttagtacattgttttacataacatttcatgctatgtatgttcatcatacttagtacattttacatcacatgctatgtatgccattgtgtgcatacttagtacatcgttttacataacatttcatgctatgtatgttcatcatacttagtacatcgttttacaagacatcttatacttggtatcatgctatgtatgtccatccgtcgcatacttagtaaattgtttgtgcattcttacctatggtttggttgttacatatttcacttgccatacatgacattttgtttacacaatacttgattgacatttgacaacggtttagacatgggcaatttacattggtggtttatgtgggtaagtgatttgagtaacgagacgtgtgtaatgtgatacaagcatggtggatacgccgctggtacttcctatatataagtgcttgtattatattacatggcgtagcgttatttaaatcattcaattggatttatacatttttacacaaataacatatttttcacaagacattgttttacaaaacagtttgttttatacaaactcatttttacttggttatttatttaaccttacatcattcttttaactatacatatctatcatcgattttcaaacgttttataaaagcaaacacttaaactggattcatgacaagtttttggttaaacattttcttaaacctaagtcatggatcctatttttcataaaacctatgtactcgccagcatttttatgctgacgtattttcacatgtgtttcaggtacaatagttgatgatatttgatgatgatattgatgcatgctcacataggattggacgagaccttagtgacattaaaagatgcaagactagttaatttttgttatgtttctttattgttaaaacattgtaactcatttaattcaataaaacgaaatttgtttaatccatggttgtgaaacaatgattctgttacaacactccccgacgtttccgccacgttttgttgttttacgtggtcggggtgtgacagaaaagttggtatcagagccaatgattatagagaattaggttattagtaatgctttgacctagactataaccttcctaggaccctaacgcgagtttacttgcgtttagtcataaaacaataccgtcacttatccttaggtgacaaccacaacaagaacataaatttgatctactttgaaaactaatcatctgttctaggatgattgattactaggttttgaaccctttgctataaggtttcgaaccctttaagttttcaaaatttcgtcaaagtttgggtctaaataatgtgaacacgtgcaaactggaagagtgggtgcctgtaccctgagttttctgtctaaggctagagtgttcgtacaaatctgtagtatcggaccagtcactcttacttgggaactcttggggtgagtgtccacttataggcgagcatgtcttcgcgatacattatattgacccgcttactttgattagtcactatctcatttgtttgcctttggtaacaaacaaatggtcacaatcttcatgcgttgtcattctcttttgactatcttttgcttgtttcctcctgtgccttccattgtcttcaagatgcctcttcatcgcaacaatactcaaatgtctaaacctggtgctgcaattacccagcgaataggcgtcgtactcaagaggaccgttgatttagctaccaccatgactcgcctcagggatgaagctgtataagggaactgctccttggtgcaatcaatgccaccgtcatcatccgaatcaaataccctgttttaagtgtacccacagtggacgatggggacatttggttaacatgtgctgcTTTgtaatccaaagcaaagctgttacaatcttgctgctgcttaaccttcaatttctgcttcatatgtcgccttggcatatctagcgcctcaacctcatgaactttctaccttgtgtatcgacgtaagcacgcctagtgcagggtgtcggaacacctctcgttacacaaactccaaaatccatataggatctttctatcctcataattagattcttgtgggtgagtaacattcatcggagtccttaattaaattctctgtatgattcaatacgtacattacaattcaataaggacaaagccgaattcctattaagatttttctatcttcatagatagattcttgaaaatgattaaagtgccaaatgaaatctacggattggattcctggtgtactttaagtatccgcgtccaaagataacaaattaataaatGAGTTAagcaactatgtgattatgtgcttatgtgttcccttttatgcttttggtgtaatccaagtttttgttatccaaatcctcgtagaatcgtccatatcattcgtataagggattcatagtaggatatccaaaggtactatattaaatcctcaatgggcttttacgtaatagtaaagacccttggattatattgtactattccataattagaccccttgagtggtctagttaaacagattgatccaaaaatctagttagaaatatcatgtgatgatatagctgaaaggactccttggtggcctagttaaaaagatcatctgtcgatctaattaaaaggaccctatggtagtctagtcacccgcatcacaagtttgatattcttccccaaaacattacaaaacaaactgtgcagactgtgcaaggaattacgtaattatggatgcatacataattatggaatttagtgcacagaaaccacagcaagttttgtcgtgtatctagagttaaccctgttcattttcgtatctgaagaaattgtggaaaatgactcattccgttcatttttgtatctgaagaaattgtggaaaatgactcattccgttcattttcgtatctgaagaaattgtagaaaatgactcattccgttcattttcgtttctgaagaaattatggaaaatgactcattccgttcattttcgtttctaaagaaatcgtagaaaatgactcattccgttcattttcgtttctgaagaaattatggaaaatgactcattccgttcattttcgtttctgaagaatacccattaaggaaaatgactcattccgtgcattttcaattctaaaggatacccattaaggaaaatgactcattccgtgcattttcgtttctaaaggatacccattaaggaaaatgactcattccgtgcatttcgtttctaaaggatatccattaaggaaaatgactcattccgtgcattttcgtttctaaaggatacccattaaggaaaatgactcattccgtacattttcgtttctgaaggatacccattaaggaaaatgactcattctgtgcatttttcgtttctgaaaattttccctcgaagggaaatgaatatccctgatttttccttcatttccatttctgaagagtctccgttaaggaaatgacaggatattgccttgcatatctttggtggcTATTTGACACAAGGTTACAGATAGACttctacgaataaatttcgggacgaaatttcctaaagtaggggagactgtgacacctgtgtcaccaccaccatcaaacaaataccaagccaatgaaatactgtatttcatacttgggatctgtataaatatgtgtatcttttgcacgtatcaattcttgttcgatttcgggctttaaatcgctttctggaaggttatacgcgatctgatgcgtaaatataaccagtttaatgcaacaaacactccggaacagtgaaataggcttaacataccttaaataaccattacatcacttagaaataagttttggatggtttggtatgccgaaatcaagtttattcgcttacagggactaaattcgacaaactgcgaaactatgtcaatttgtactgtaacagaccttccggaacttgatcataagttaagtatgccctaaatattctttacatagcttagaaataggctttgaggtgtttggtgcgcaaaaataaactttatgctcattcagggactaaaagcatcaaaaagtgcataagtttacattttcgcgcatattttacgttctgaatacttccggacttccaaaaatttatgtaagcattaaaatattttattttagtatttggtatgataaattccattcgtcgcttaatttggatcgtttttgcgttcattacgactcccgtcgtaattaagcgaataacgcaaccgtacgaccaaacgaaccgacatccgtgatgtctttgagcatattttaagttccctatactttaatatcattttagagccttgaaatgaggttaaaggggtttaaaagtgcaaaaaaaatcaagttttacaagtgtagggaccatttttgaaatttctggcagattcaatgaacctagtccattttgaaatGTTAacggttttcacccatggttttgcaaaaccatgggatggtattcaatgaacatagtccacattagggctcccatggtttttgaaaaccatgtgcccacatgtatggtctagatcaaatcacgtttttcgacgaacgatcttaacggttcaaggaaatctataaatacccctcacccatttcattcttcctcatacttgaatctgattttggctctctaagttgaagtttatgcttcatacctgagagtaaatcggatcaagagcttgcggggaccttctgtaagttttctttcgcgtttttcgttcgttttagcgtttaagtcaaactgcgtttgactttctgcattgaccagtttatggtcaacgcgaagttcatttgaacttcataacgtgagcttaatcacgatggttatagttcctagtaactatacctactgattaccacgttatctaggctcagtgacgagtcgtagtttcggccaaaatgcgttttctcgcgtattttgtaaccaaactactctagggtattaaaaccgtttgttttaataccaaacctgttttctaactttactaaacatgttctagcatgtttagctcgtcgcttttagatttgtgcttgtttagggtcgtaaaggtaagcgatctaatcaatcgcttatgcttacgaacccgacccattggtcgattttaggatccgaccaaacacattagatgaccatagttgtatagggaataaccttccgaggttataccttatggtcacgacgtttagttagttatatgataggtagtttatatgccttaggtaaattaccaaaatgccctttttacgcataaattcattttaagtctatgtaacgaaatttttgacatctaaattgatttaacaacaatattaaacatgttaaggcatatcttgcttgtcataggactagttaggcattccaaacgcgttttacgcaaacgacgcgttaaagtggcgtaagctacctaaacgggtcgtaatgggtcaaaagcacttaggataggtttcgttttagtacgtaggctttgttaaaccatattacataagttcccatacttattcggtttacgaaccctcgtactacccaatcctccgataggtccggttattaatgtagatacctatataggtgccgtttgattccgtgatcttctagctttgcttggtggttatcctaagacttctaagcaccctcaagtgagtacatagacccctcttttactgtttttcaaacattttggggtgaaacacatgtgcctacttgttactttcatgatttcatgcttttatatcatatacttgctatgttcattagtacactattagtacatgatttcattatgtttttgctatgtatgcccattgtgtgcatacttagtacatcgttttacataacatttcatgctatgtatgttcatcatacttagtacattttacatcacatgctatgtatgccattgtgtgcatacttagtacatcgttttacataacatttcatgctatgtatgttcatcatacttagtacatcgttttacataacatttcatgctatgtatgttcatcatacttagtacatcgttttacaagacatcttatacttggtatcatgctatgtatgtccatccgtcgcatacttagtaaattgtttgtgcattcttacctatggtttggttgttacatatttcacttgccatacatgacattttgtttacacaatacttgattgacatttgacaacggtttagacatgggcaatttacattggtggtttatgtgggtaagtgatttgagtaacgagacgtgtgtaatgtgatacaagcatggtggatacgccgctggtacttcctatatataagtgcttgtatggcgtagcgttatttaaatcattcatttggatttatacatttttacacaaataacatatttttcacaagacattgttttacaaaacagtttgttttatacaaactcatttttacttggttattcatttaaccttacatcattcttttaactatacatatctatcatcgattttcaaacgttttataaaagcaaacacttaaactggattcatgacaagtttttggttaaacattttcttaaacctaagtcatggatcctatttttcataaaacctatgtactcgccggcatttttatgctgacgtattttcacatgtgtttcaggtacaatagttgatgatatttgatgatgatattgatgcatgctcacataggattggacgagaccttagtgacattaaaagatgcaagactagttaatttttgttatgtttctttattgttaaaacattgtaactcatttaattcaataaaacgaaatttgtttaatccatggttgtgaaacaatgattctgttacaacactccccgacgtttccaccacgttttgttgttttacgtggtcggggtgtgacagctaaGAAGTGAGCTGATTTAGTTATACAGTCTACGATTACCCAGATGGTATCGTTCCCGCTAGGTATCCTTGGCAAACCCATAATGAAATCCATTGCGATttattcccatttccacactgggatctccggttgttGCAGTAACCCTGATGGTTTCTAATATTCGACGTTAACCTTAGTGCAAGTTAGACACTTGCTTACGTAGGTGGCAGTTTCGGccttcatgtttggccaccaagaTATGTCGTCTTGAGATCacgatacatcttatccgaacttGGATGGATAAAGTATCTatacttgtgggcttcgttcattatgaGTTCTCTCAGATTCCCGTAGAGAGGTACCAATATACGATTCATGAAATACCATGTGCAGTCTGGTTTCACTTCCCAATCGCGTTCCATCTTGCGTAGGGATTCTACTTTCAGATTCTCTTCTTTCACTGCCTTGATATGTGCTTTTCGAATTTGCTTGGGTAACCCAGAATGTatggtgagttgcaaagctcgaACTCGTCTGGATTTTAGATGTTCCTTTCGGCTAAGAGCGTCGGCTACCACATTAGCTTTGCCCGGGTGGTACTGAATTGCACAATCGTAATCATTCCGAAGTTCGATCCTCcgacgctgtctcatgttcaattccttctgattgaaaaTGTGATGAAGGCTCTTGTGATGCGTGTAGATAGTACACTTATACATTTCACTTACACGGTTAGAAAGTTTGTTTTAGTAAAAAAGTTGGAAGATTAACTTCACTTAATCGGCTTGGTCCTCACTATGGAGAGTTCTACTCAGATTGCCATGGCAGATCTGTTTCACCAAGTGGATTGTTATGAAGAATCTAGAAAAAACTTAGAAAAATGGAAGAAAATAGAAGAAATCAGGTGTTAGTAAGTTGCAAACTCACTACTGCTCCTAGCTTCAAGTCGTGAGTAGTTAATTTTTCTCGTGCATTTTTAGCCGTCGGGATGCATACGCGATGACCTTATCACGTTGCATAAGTACACATCCAAATCCCTAAATAGAAGCTTCACGGTACACGACAAAATCATTTGTCCCTTCTAGCAAGGACAAAATGGGTGCACTTTAGAGCTTTTGCTTTGGCAACTGGAATGCATTTTCTTGTTTGTCACCCTAGATGTACTTTGAACTCTTCTGAGTTAAGGCTGTGAGCGgttgtgcgatcttcgagaatccttcgatgaagcggtggtaataacccgccaaacctaGAAATTTTCGAACTTCTATTGGCGTCCTTGGTTCCTCCCAATCTTTGATGGCCTCTATCTTAGCTGGATCATCATGGATACCCTTTTCGTTTATTatatgcccaaggaaatggactttgCGTATCCAGAAGTTACACGtagaaaacttagcatacagTTTCTCCATTGGAGCAGTTCCAGGACTAACCTTAAATGCTCCTCATGTTCTTCTTTGGTCTTGGAATATACAAGTATGTCATaaatgaagacgataacaaacttgtcaagatacggcttacacacgcggttcatgagatccataaacaccacgggtgcgttggttaaaccaaatggcatgatcAAAAACTAATAATGGCCATACCTGGTGCGGAATGTTGTCTTATAGATATCCTCATCTCTAACCCGAAGCTGATGATCTCccgacctcaaatcaatcttaaaATAGTAACTTGACCCTTGGAGctgatcaaacaagtcgtcgattcggggtaaggggtatcgattcttaattgtaactttgttAAGTTCttggtaatcaatgcacatgcggaaggttccatccttcttcttaacaaacagaactggagctgtcacaccccaaccgatggcagaaacatcggagtgagacaaaAACGAGATTGTttgagacttcataacactatttacGACCATATTTAAATTAAATTGATTTCCTTTCATTTCATAACAACATTGTCAAGTTACAATacaaggaaattcaaataacaacattgttcaaataCAACAACAAGACAATAATCAAAATACAACATTGTTTCAAAGTGATACAACAACAAAATCTAGAATTAGTGTGGGTATCTAAAGCATCCTCGCTAAGCCCATTTTACTATCATTATCATCCTGAAAATATGTTTAAAATACAtggttcaatacaaaagtattggtgagtatacaagtttaaatatatagcataagtataaaagatttAAACGAATCCACATCGCAAACTTAGTTATCAAGATTTACGTATAAACTGGCATGTGAATATTCAAGTCAACTCAAAGATTATACAAGTTTTTAGAGACTTAACATAACCTCAATAATACGGGAGGCGCTTTACTcatatagcgctatacatgttaagtataggctcgtacgaagttagtgacaagtttatcacataagaatGTTCCAGAAACACGAATCAAGTATaatatatgtatgcatgtattggattgtttatGCATTTGACCAAAGTCTAAGTGTAACTGTGTAGGTTTAATAgtaaacatattgcacccaaagtgtaaaATGGAAAAAATggtgttcgagtatactcatGGTTTTGCTAAGTATTCTTAGTTAAATCCCGCGAGCGTAGTGTGGTCGACGTAGTACAGGAACACCAAGGTTATTCTACCTTGCGAGCAAAGGGTCGTTGGTATAGTACAGGAACGCCAAGGTTACCCTATAAGGGCGAACGAAGGCGTGAGTTGTGGGAGATTGAATGGGGATTATGATATAGAATTAAAGTACGTAGTATGGTATAAAAGTATAAGTAGACAGAAAGTAATTCTGTCTAAGCACTTGT from Helianthus annuus cultivar XRQ/B chromosome 7, HanXRQr2.0-SUNRISE, whole genome shotgun sequence includes the following:
- the LOC110866677 gene encoding uncharacterized protein LOC110866677 translates to MRQRRRIELRNDYDCAIQYHPGKANVVADALSRKEHLKSRRVRALQLTIHSGLPKQIRKAHIKAVKEENLKVESLRKMERDWEVKPDCTWYFMNRILVPLYGNLRELIMNEAHKYRYFIHPSSDKMYRDLKTTYLGGQT